From the Neobacillus sp. PS3-34 genome, the window CAAGGATAATTGCATTGTACAGAATGCCAGTTAACTTAATACCTTCTTTTTGTTCTTTTTTCAACTTGATTCACCACCTTTAAAGTGAAAGTCATTTTCTTCTGAACCTTGCTGTTTAGGAAGATGAACCATTAAATATTGAATGAAGATGAAAACACCAATATTCATGATCACATCGCCAATGCTAATAATTTGAGTTCTAGGATAGGGTTTTGAGAGGGGGATGATATCTCCTAAAAACCAAAGTCTGGTCGATGCATTCAAAACTGCATGCTTGGCATAAAGCTGTTCTTTTAATGCATCCAAATAGCTAGGATCTAAAACAGAGGCAGCTTCCAATGAAACCGGCATCCTTCCTCCATTTAAAATCATTACAAGGAAATTCAAAAAAACACCGATTAATATGAGGACAAAGCCAGGATGTTTTCGGTTGATAAACAAAAATAACAATCCAAGTATGTAAACCACCATATAGATTGCTGCGCTTGCTTGTCCCAGCAGTTTGCTGTCATTTTGAAAAATAAATACGAACACTTCAATCAACAGGAGCAGCGGGAACATCCATCCCCATTTAAGCTTTAGGCTTGCCAGGGCCTTAAGGTTCCTTTTCTGAAAAAACCAACAATTATAGATAAAATGATTCCATCAAATACCACGGCATTCCCACCTATTAAAAAATCCTAGCTACTTGAACGCCATCCAGTTTTAGGGATATTGTTCAATTATAGGTAAAATTATGTAATTAACTTTTACACTAATTATTTCGACTATTTTAAAAATAGTTTAATAGTATATTTGACAAAAAATAAAAATAGTTCTAAATACCTATAAAAAGTGACAGGCACCTTCCAGTTCGCTGGAAGGTGCCTGTCACCACTCATTCGTCTTTTTGTTGCTTTTTTTGTTGGTCCTGCAGTGCTTGAAGTAGGGTTTGGACATCAATGTCGGCAAGGATGTTTTTCTCCGCGGTATTGGTTGTGGTTTCAGGTGCCGGAGCCGGGGCAGGGGAAGGAGCTGGTGCTGGTGCAACTCCAGCGGCGGCTAGTGCTGGCTGTGCCTGCTTCGTTTTTCCTGCGAAGGTAAAAATCATCAAGAGTACAATGATCAAACCGGCCACACCATCAAAAATGTAGAAAAGTGTTGAATACTCACTCCACAAAATGGCGCTGTCACCGACTTTTTTCTCTGCGTTGGAAATATAACGCTTTATTTCGGACTGGTTTGGATATATTCGCTGCACGGCTTCGAATTTATCCAGAGCCTGTTTATAATAACCGCCCCAGTAATATGCCAAGCCTTCTTTATAAAGTTTATCCGTATCACTCTTGGCCGATTTGGCTCCAGCCTGATTTACAAATTCTTTCACTGTATTAACGGGAACTGCGAAGTTAAAGCCCTGGACCTCCTGGCCGTTAACAGTGTCGCCTCTAAAGGTTAATAAACCAACTATTTCTCCCTTATCATTAATCACCGGCCCACCACTGTTTCCGTGTGTGGAGGCTGCATTTAACTGGATGACAGGGCTGCCTTGCTCTGTTTTCTTAGATGTAGCGGAGATTTGTCCCGCGTTCATGGAAGATACGAGCGAAGAATCAGGAGATAATAAATCTGAATCCGCTGCTGCCGGATAGCCGATAACCCAAATATTGTCCTGATTTTGAATCGAATCAGAATTTCCAAGCGTTAATGTAGGCAGGTTGCGGCCTTCAATTTTTAAAACGGCAGCATCCTTTCCTTCGTTAATTGGTGCGCCATAGCTTTTAATCTCACCATCGAGGGTATCCCCTCCAGGTAAAATAACCTTTAACTCTCTTTTAATGGTTTTGTACTGTGTATACGAAACCATATATTGATAGGCAGAATCATAATCCTCCTGATAGTAGGCGGCGATACCTGTAACGAGCTGCTTGAATGCTTCATTCACAATATCCTTGTCTTCCATTTTGGAATATTCGACGACGTGGGCATTGGTTACAATATAACCATCCGAGCTAATAATGGCACCAGAACCGGAACCGCCTACAAGCGATTGATAATTTAATTGCTTCATATAATTATCTACATTAGGGTTCGGATCGTTAAACTGCCATTCAACAATGGCGTAATTGAGGATGCGGACAACTCCCGGCTTCGTATATTCAGCCAGTTTTTGTGCCTGTGATACTTTAGATGTGTTTGGCTTTATATTCAATAGGAAAAAGGATGTGACAATTGCCGCGATAAGTAGAACACTTATGGGAATTGTGAAATAGGCCTTTTCTTCATAATAAAAATCACCTCGCGCAAATTTTTTAATGCCGTACTAGTTTTCAATATATTCAGAAAGTTAAGTGTTGATAAATTGTCCGTAAAATTAAAAAAGGTGACAGGCACCATCCATTTTTTTGGATGGTGCCTGTCACCTTACTAGGTACTAGGTCGCGTACTATTTATAGGGCGCTTCTTGCTTGGGAGATAAGGGCGGTTTCGCGCGCCTTTTTGCTATTTTCATATTCGACTTTAAAGCTCTTCGCCTCAGATGGACTATACCCGTGCTTTTTCAAATCATTTTGCAATGCACTATAAATATATTGGAATACAGCATCCGTCTGGCCTTTCAAGTGCCCGTCCCGAGGAGGTATATTTTTGATAGAAATAGGCTACAGATACGGATTCACCGTTATTCTTTTTGGTACGGTACTCGCTGACTGCCCGTCCAACCAGGGAGTTGATTCTGGCATTGGCTTGTGATGCCAGACTTTCAAAGGTAGGGCGGTATTTTTCCTTAATATCTGAAACGGTCGGTTTTACCTTTTGTGATCCTTTGCCATTGCTGCCTGTTTTACCCGCTGCGGACGGAGAAGCTCCGGATTTTCCAGACGTGCCTGAAGATGATGTCACAGAAGCATTGCTGTCTCCATCGGTTGAGGTGGAAGTTCCACTCTCTTCACCATTTCCATTATTGGCTTCAGATCCAACAGATTCAGAGCTATTCCCATTTTTGGAGCTAGTTCCAGAGCTGCTTCCATTTGAAGGAGAGGACGTATCTGGGGAAGTGCTGTCTTCACCCGGTAACACAATATTATATTTTTGTTTGACGATCTCATCTACTTTTTTGTCGGCCACATCATACGTTTTCAATTTAAAGAAATAGTAGAACGTCCCGGCAGTACCGAGAACTAGAAGCAGAACAGCGGAAAGAAGGATCTTGTACGTTTTTTTCATGAATGTCTAAATCTCCCATCATTTGCTTGAATAATATTAAAATCGTAACAAAAAATGACAGAATATGAAACAATAAATTGAAACATAATTCCTAATTCTCCAGATTTAAATAGGTATATAATAATAGTTATTTTGATTTTTTTACCAAAATATGCTATAAATATTAAAATATTTAAAGGATTGTGTCGATAGTAAATAGATGGTAAAATTTAACCATGTGAGGATAAATCTACATATTTCTATATTAATATATAAAAAATTAAAGAGGTGCACTTAATGAAGAACAAGAAAGCGTTAATTGGAAAAAGTCTCATGGTAGCGGCAGTTGCTACATCGGCTTTTACTGTAACTAATCATGCTGATGCTGCTTCTGTCAGTTCTGCAGAAAAGGCTGTCGTTAAAGCTGAAAAGCTTGCCGTAGCTTTGAAATGGGAAGTTTCAATTGAAAACCGTAAAGTAAAGTATCCTAAAAACCGCGTCGGATATCCAAATATGAAACTGTTCAATGATACGAAAAAGGCTTTAGTTGAAGCCAATAAAGCCGTATCCACTTTAAAGGGTAAAGATAAAACGGTTTTATCTGCAAGGCTTAATGCCAATGTTTCTACATATATTAAACGTGCAACTGCTTATATTGATGCCGTTAGCTCAGGATTAAAGATCCAAAAGAAATATGTTGAGCTGCAAGGCAAGGCTTCCAAAGGACTTGTTGATGACCAAACGGAAAAGCTTTACCATGAGGTTTCAAAGGAAGTTAAGAAAAACGCTTTTATGCTTGACCGCGTTTATGGCGTAACAACTCGTAATGAGTTCCGCAGCTTCTATAAGCAATCAGCAGAAAATCTTTTAAAAGACC encodes:
- a CDS encoding serine protease; this encodes MNIKPNTSKVSQAQKLAEYTKPGVVRILNYAIVEWQFNDPNPNVDNYMKQLNYQSLVGGSGSGAIISSDGYIVTNAHVVEYSKMEDKDIVNEAFKQLVTGIAAYYQEDYDSAYQYMVSYTQYKTIKRELKVILPGGDTLDGEIKSYGAPINEGKDAAVLKIEGRNLPTLTLGNSDSIQNQDNIWVIGYPAAADSDLLSPDSSLVSSMNAGQISATSKKTEQGSPVIQLNAASTHGNSGGPVINDKGEIVGLLTFRGDTVNGQEVQGFNFAVPVNTVKEFVNQAGAKSAKSDTDKLYKEGLAYYWGGYYKQALDKFEAVQRIYPNQSEIKRYISNAEKKVGDSAILWSEYSTLFYIFDGVAGLIIVLLMIFTFAGKTKQAQPALAAAGVAPAPAPSPAPAPAPETTTNTAEKNILADIDVQTLLQALQDQQKKQQKDE